The following proteins are encoded in a genomic region of Glycine max cultivar Williams 82 chromosome 18, Glycine_max_v4.0, whole genome shotgun sequence:
- the LOC100819782 gene encoding B3 domain-containing transcription factor VRN1 isoform X2: MIPNKFVKKYGKRLQNTLFLKTPNGAEWKMILKKRDGKIWFQKGWKEFAEYHSLAHGHLLVFRWDVTSHFQVHIFDLSALEIEYPTEIIKGKTASNRKGNESPGDEHLECHRSGQKRKVNSVEFLQQCQMRSRKCVKVENTMILPRQALHHTATKCKGKSKAMDNQVTALDRASSFKSCNPFFLTVMHRTHISSHGSLNLPMKFCRSHLDLHKKRRLISLQVLSGRIWPAKYQIHKQKTAIRFKLSWNAFVKDNNLKVGDVCIFELVHGTKLTFLVHIFRETDSSNCSTSQESGQMRAACQSQRKELKTITATK, encoded by the exons ATGATCCCAAATAAGTTTGTGAAGAAATATGGAAAACGCTTACAAAATACTCTATTTCTGAAGACTCCAAATGGTGCTGAAtggaaaatgattttgaaaaaacgTGACGGTAAAATATGGTTTCAAAAGGGATGGAAAGAGTTTGCAGAGTATCACTCTCTAGCTCATGGCCATCTTTTGGTTTTCAGATGGGATGTAACTTCTCATTTTCAGGTACACATCTTTGATTTGAGTGCCTTAGAGATTGAGTACCCTACCGAAATAATAAAAGGTAAAACAGCCTCCAATAGAAAAGGAAATGAATCTCCAGGTGATGAACATTTGGAGTGTCACAGATCAGGTCAAAAGAGAAAAGTTAACTCAGTTGAATTTCTTCAACAATGTCAAATGAGAAGTCGCAAGTGTGTTAAAGTTGAGAACACGATGATACTGCCAAGGCAGGCTCTGCATCACACTGCCACAAAATGCAAAG GAAAATCGAAGGCTATGGATAACCAAGTTACAGCTCTTGATAGAGCAAGTTCTTTCAAATCTTGTAATCCATTCTTCTTGACCGTCATGCATCGAACCCACATCAGTTCTCACGGTAGTCTG AACTTACCAATGAAGTTCTGTAGGAGTCACCTTGATTTGCACAAGAAGCGGAGACTTATCAGCCTTCAGGTGTTAAGTGGGAGAATTTGGCCTGCAAAGTATCAGATCCATAAACAAAAGACTGCTATAAGATTTAAACTCTCATGGAACGCATTTGTCAAGGACAATAACTTGAAAGTTGGTGATGTTTGCATCTTTGAACTCGTTCATGGAACTAAACTAACCTTCCTGGTTCACATCTTCAGAGAGACAGATAGTTCAAATTGTTCAACGTCTCAAG AATCTGGTCAAATGAGAGCAGCTTGTCAAAGTCAGAGAAAAGAATTGAAAACCATCACTGCTACCAAATAA
- the LOC100819782 gene encoding B3 domain-containing transcription factor VRN1 isoform X1, protein MAATFPQQLLVKPIHFFKIITAHNVHEGKLMIPNKFVKKYGKRLQNTLFLKTPNGAEWKMILKKRDGKIWFQKGWKEFAEYHSLAHGHLLVFRWDVTSHFQVHIFDLSALEIEYPTEIIKGKTASNRKGNESPGDEHLECHRSGQKRKVNSVEFLQQCQMRSRKCVKVENTMILPRQALHHTATKCKGKSKAMDNQVTALDRASSFKSCNPFFLTVMHRTHISSHGSLNLPMKFCRSHLDLHKKRRLISLQVLSGRIWPAKYQIHKQKTAIRFKLSWNAFVKDNNLKVGDVCIFELVHGTKLTFLVHIFRETDSSNCSTSQESGQMRAACQSQRKELKTITATK, encoded by the exons ATGGCTGCTACATTTCCTCAACAACTTCTGGTGAAGCCAATCCACTTTTTCAAGATCATAACCGCTCACAATGTTCATGAAGGAAAGCTA ATGATCCCAAATAAGTTTGTGAAGAAATATGGAAAACGCTTACAAAATACTCTATTTCTGAAGACTCCAAATGGTGCTGAAtggaaaatgattttgaaaaaacgTGACGGTAAAATATGGTTTCAAAAGGGATGGAAAGAGTTTGCAGAGTATCACTCTCTAGCTCATGGCCATCTTTTGGTTTTCAGATGGGATGTAACTTCTCATTTTCAGGTACACATCTTTGATTTGAGTGCCTTAGAGATTGAGTACCCTACCGAAATAATAAAAGGTAAAACAGCCTCCAATAGAAAAGGAAATGAATCTCCAGGTGATGAACATTTGGAGTGTCACAGATCAGGTCAAAAGAGAAAAGTTAACTCAGTTGAATTTCTTCAACAATGTCAAATGAGAAGTCGCAAGTGTGTTAAAGTTGAGAACACGATGATACTGCCAAGGCAGGCTCTGCATCACACTGCCACAAAATGCAAAG GAAAATCGAAGGCTATGGATAACCAAGTTACAGCTCTTGATAGAGCAAGTTCTTTCAAATCTTGTAATCCATTCTTCTTGACCGTCATGCATCGAACCCACATCAGTTCTCACGGTAGTCTG AACTTACCAATGAAGTTCTGTAGGAGTCACCTTGATTTGCACAAGAAGCGGAGACTTATCAGCCTTCAGGTGTTAAGTGGGAGAATTTGGCCTGCAAAGTATCAGATCCATAAACAAAAGACTGCTATAAGATTTAAACTCTCATGGAACGCATTTGTCAAGGACAATAACTTGAAAGTTGGTGATGTTTGCATCTTTGAACTCGTTCATGGAACTAAACTAACCTTCCTGGTTCACATCTTCAGAGAGACAGATAGTTCAAATTGTTCAACGTCTCAAG AATCTGGTCAAATGAGAGCAGCTTGTCAAAGTCAGAGAAAAGAATTGAAAACCATCACTGCTACCAAATAA